In a genomic window of Ignavibacteria bacterium:
- the bshC gene encoding bacillithiol biosynthesis cysteine-adding enzyme BshC, with protein sequence MTTLPTETIVTTPITRAYLDRDPAITDRFQRLSVDAEFCLQRSKHGASRSRLVDLATASMRGLELSSEQRSALDVLRNPTSVVVTTGQQIGLYGGPMYTLYKIRTAVEEARRLTASTAVPAATVFWLEDNDHDAAEAASTHLLAADGGVTDLNIWDGSDERRSVSARVITGQMADMVEAGAATFTGHFADVTRQRMLDAYAVGRSWSDAFLAVLQPYLAPWGVIVVRGSDVIASGLHLPILMRETEAPGSLSAATTAGTQVLLERGFTAQATTGSMLFFGSDSNGRQRCSIEGDTVTMGAEKFTTLAFAKHVQEHPERFTPNVLARPVVQDAVLPTVISVLGSAEIAYQAQLRELYELCGVPMPYLVLRNGATLLDARTERLLAKDGHPLSWFMRSSEDVERATADLLTSDVLPNTEERNATLETLLAPYLTAAQSIDQTLIATVRAQGAGITATLEALEGKLRAAAKRAGAQTMDRIKAIHSIVMPRGTLQERNFPLGFWESRFGTAELRIIAEAIASQPIGTHVVMGHSDLSTREPA encoded by the coding sequence GATGCCGAGTTCTGCCTCCAACGATCCAAGCACGGGGCTTCTCGGTCGCGTCTTGTAGACCTTGCCACAGCATCCATGCGTGGCCTTGAACTCAGTTCAGAACAGCGCTCTGCGCTTGATGTGCTGCGCAACCCAACAAGTGTTGTTGTGACCACCGGTCAACAGATCGGACTCTATGGCGGTCCGATGTACACCCTGTACAAGATCCGCACAGCCGTAGAAGAAGCACGCAGGCTCACTGCATCAACAGCAGTTCCGGCGGCAACGGTATTCTGGCTCGAGGACAACGACCATGATGCAGCTGAAGCGGCATCAACACATCTCCTCGCTGCAGACGGCGGTGTTACAGACCTCAACATCTGGGACGGTTCGGATGAGCGTAGGTCGGTTTCTGCGCGTGTCATTACCGGCCAGATGGCAGACATGGTGGAGGCAGGAGCCGCCACGTTCACTGGACACTTCGCCGATGTTACTCGACAGCGAATGTTGGACGCCTATGCCGTTGGCCGCTCTTGGTCCGATGCCTTTCTCGCAGTCCTGCAACCCTACCTTGCACCGTGGGGAGTGATCGTTGTTCGCGGTTCCGATGTGATTGCATCCGGACTCCACCTGCCGATCCTCATGCGCGAGACAGAAGCTCCGGGATCATTATCCGCAGCGACAACTGCCGGAACACAGGTCCTTCTTGAAAGGGGCTTTACAGCACAGGCAACAACCGGATCGATGCTCTTCTTTGGAAGTGACTCCAATGGACGTCAACGATGTTCGATCGAAGGCGACACCGTCACGATGGGTGCTGAGAAATTCACAACACTGGCATTCGCAAAACATGTTCAGGAACATCCTGAACGATTCACACCCAACGTGTTAGCCAGACCCGTTGTCCAAGACGCCGTGCTGCCAACAGTGATCAGCGTCCTTGGCTCTGCCGAGATCGCCTATCAGGCCCAGCTACGTGAGCTCTATGAGCTATGCGGCGTGCCAATGCCGTACCTCGTCTTGCGCAATGGGGCAACCTTGTTAGACGCGCGGACAGAGCGATTGCTTGCCAAGGATGGTCACCCACTTTCCTGGTTTATGCGAAGCTCTGAAGACGTTGAGCGCGCCACGGCGGATCTCCTTACGTCAGACGTCTTGCCGAACACCGAAGAGCGCAACGCAACGCTAGAAACCCTGCTAGCCCCCTACCTGACTGCTGCTCAGTCGATCGATCAAACATTGATCGCCACGGTGCGCGCTCAGGGGGCCGGCATCACAGCCACCCTAGAAGCGCTCGAGGGCAAGCTGCGTGCAGCTGCCAAACGTGCCGGTGCCCAGACCATGGATCGCATCAAGGCCATCCATTCGATCGTTATGCCTCGTGGTACATTACAAGAACGAAACTTTCCGCTCGGATTTTGGGAATCGCGCTTCGGCACTGCAGAACTACGTATAATTGCCGAGGCGATAGCGAGCCAGCCAATTGGCACTCATGTCGTGATGGGGCATTCTGATCTGTCAACTCGGGAACCTGCATGA
- a CDS encoding response regulator has protein sequence MNRPYVLVVDDNKITTKLMRRYLEGNGFEVEEAGDGIECLEKVGQRIPDAIIIDVMMPRLDGFETVRRLKSDETTRLIPVAIVTALNDLTTQLKAVESGADDFLTKPIEEKLILTKAAMLTELSHARMMIRELRSVIDAYAGGDTARAQELMATIGPRS, from the coding sequence ATGAATCGTCCGTATGTCCTGGTCGTAGACGACAACAAGATCACTACCAAGCTCATGCGCAGATACCTCGAAGGCAATGGTTTCGAGGTTGAGGAAGCCGGTGACGGCATTGAGTGTCTGGAGAAAGTTGGTCAGCGAATTCCGGATGCCATCATCATCGACGTGATGATGCCTCGTCTGGATGGATTTGAGACCGTTCGTCGCTTAAAAAGCGATGAAACAACTCGCCTCATTCCGGTTGCCATTGTAACGGCACTCAATGACCTCACCACACAGCTCAAGGCTGTTGAATCCGGTGCAGATGACTTCCTAACAAAGCCGATCGAGGAGAAGCTGATCCTTACCAAGGCAGCGATGCTCACCGAGCTCTCTCATGCCCGCATGATGATCCGCGAACTTCGGTCCGTGATCGATGCTTATGCAGGGGGCGATACAGCACGCGCCCAAGAACTTATGGCCACAATCGGGCCACGATCCTGA
- a CDS encoding LEA type 2 family protein has product MRTLLLLSVVFLVSCASIRDITNSLSSLQNMQFKLTGITGMRLAGVDVSRIASPTSLSISDGLALTQAFARKSLPTTFVVNMDAKNPNTGSSASKSVPLTLKGLDWRLLIDDKPTINGDLDKPVDVPGNGKTTQIPLSMSMDMYSFFADKGYDGIVNLALALGGQKGSTSRVKLDAMPTVGTPLGPMTYPSRISIVDTEFRGK; this is encoded by the coding sequence ATGCGAACCCTACTTCTCCTTTCCGTTGTCTTTCTTGTCTCGTGTGCATCCATTCGCGACATCACAAACAGCCTTTCGTCGCTTCAGAACATGCAGTTCAAACTCACCGGCATCACAGGCATGCGCCTGGCCGGTGTTGACGTCTCACGGATCGCATCACCAACCTCGCTCTCCATCTCCGACGGCCTCGCACTTACGCAGGCGTTTGCGCGCAAGTCATTGCCAACCACCTTCGTTGTGAACATGGACGCAAAGAATCCCAACACCGGCTCATCAGCATCGAAGAGCGTTCCGCTAACGCTCAAGGGTTTGGATTGGCGTCTCCTGATCGACGACAAGCCAACGATCAATGGCGATCTCGACAAGCCGGTAGACGTTCCGGGCAACGGAAAGACAACGCAGATCCCGCTTTCGATGAGCATGGACATGTATTCGTTCTTTGCCGACAAAGGATATGACGGCATCGTGAATCTTGCACTCGCACTAGGCGGTCAAAAAGGCAGCACTTCACGCGTGAAGCTTGATGCGATGCCAACAGTTGGAACACCGCTTGGTCCGATGACATACCCAAGTCGCATTTCGATCGTGGACACGGAGTTCCGCGGTAAATAA
- the crtI gene encoding phytoene desaturase, protein MLSHIVVIGGGIGGLVAATRLAHAGHSVDLFEQGTQTGGKMGRVVVDGCTFDTGPTLITMPFVFERFFASVGERFSDHVTLQRVDPACQYRWEDGSILDLPFDAEAVPDAIERFSPGHGAPVKKYLNSAREIYELTKDVFIFSPFDGFKEFFKRKNLSLLPKLSRLRFTSKLHDVHTSMFSDKRIIQLFDRFATYNGSSPYLAPATLMVIPWVEIGLGAWYPKGGIYAIAEAITQLALLRGVRIHCNTRVASIRTFHGVASGVELEDGSFVRADHVISNADVHVTRTYLLGKSMPEPTDLSCSGLVMLLSVDRQERSLQHHNILFGNDYPGEFHNIRFEQRPRSNSTVYISRSVHSTPSDAPPDRENWFVLVNAPPRGISSNFETTESSVWLGHEEEQADMILDRMETFGLRPHVRERLIRTPDTMATEWSSYRGALYGASSNSMFSAFLRPRQRSTDVANLWYVGGSSHPGGGVPLVITSGMIAADLLLSSLSTP, encoded by the coding sequence ATCCTGAGCCATATCGTTGTCATCGGCGGTGGCATCGGCGGTCTTGTTGCAGCCACTCGACTTGCGCATGCAGGACACAGCGTAGACCTCTTTGAGCAGGGAACACAGACCGGCGGCAAGATGGGTCGTGTTGTCGTTGATGGGTGTACCTTCGATACCGGACCAACCCTTATCACCATGCCCTTTGTCTTTGAACGCTTCTTTGCAAGCGTGGGCGAACGGTTCAGTGATCACGTTACGTTGCAACGCGTTGATCCCGCATGCCAGTACCGCTGGGAAGACGGATCGATCCTTGATCTCCCGTTCGACGCAGAGGCTGTGCCCGATGCCATCGAGCGATTCTCACCCGGACACGGGGCTCCTGTCAAAAAATATCTCAACAGCGCACGAGAGATCTACGAACTCACGAAGGACGTTTTCATCTTCTCGCCGTTCGATGGATTCAAGGAATTCTTCAAACGGAAGAATCTTTCGTTGCTGCCCAAGCTGAGTCGACTCCGATTCACATCAAAGCTCCACGATGTACACACGTCGATGTTCAGCGACAAGCGCATCATCCAACTTTTCGACCGGTTCGCAACGTATAATGGCTCTTCGCCATACCTCGCACCTGCAACATTGATGGTGATCCCATGGGTGGAGATCGGACTTGGCGCATGGTATCCTAAGGGTGGCATCTATGCGATCGCCGAGGCCATCACGCAACTCGCTTTACTACGCGGTGTTCGCATTCACTGCAATACACGCGTTGCGTCTATCCGGACGTTCCACGGTGTTGCCAGTGGTGTTGAACTCGAAGACGGTTCATTCGTCCGTGCTGACCACGTTATCTCCAATGCGGACGTGCACGTAACGCGAACGTATCTCCTCGGGAAGAGCATGCCCGAACCAACCGATCTTTCATGCAGCGGGTTGGTGATGCTTCTTAGTGTTGACCGGCAGGAACGATCGCTTCAGCACCACAACATTCTCTTCGGCAACGACTATCCAGGAGAATTCCACAATATCCGCTTTGAACAACGTCCGCGCAGCAATTCCACTGTTTACATCTCCCGTTCAGTCCACTCCACACCATCGGATGCTCCGCCCGACCGCGAGAACTGGTTCGTCTTGGTGAATGCACCTCCACGTGGGATCTCCTCAAACTTTGAGACAACCGAATCATCCGTATGGCTAGGTCACGAAGAAGAACAGGCAGACATGATCCTCGACCGAATGGAGACGTTCGGACTGCGCCCGCACGTGCGAGAACGACTGATCAGAACGCCGGACACGATGGCTACCGAATGGTCGTCCTATCGCGGAGCTCTCTACGGAGCATCGTCAAATTCTATGTTCAGTGCATTCCTCCGACCGCGCCAACGCTCCACAGACGTTGCGAATCTTTGGTATGTTGGAGGAAGTTCTCACCCCGGCGGAGGTGTTCCGCTGGTCATCACAAGCGGTATGATCGCCGCAGACCTACTTTTGTCATCACTTTCAACTCCCTAG